From the genome of Varibaculum prostatecancerukia, one region includes:
- the rpsF gene encoding 30S ribosomal protein S6 has product MRKYEMMVILNPEIDERTVAPALEKLLNVVSANGGSVDATDIWGKRRLAYQIEKHSEGIYAVIDMTTTPQIAEELTRQLTLNESVLRTKLLRRD; this is encoded by the coding sequence ATGCGTAAATACGAGATGATGGTGATCCTGAATCCCGAAATCGACGAACGCACAGTAGCCCCGGCGTTAGAAAAGCTACTCAACGTAGTTTCTGCTAACGGGGGAAGTGTGGATGCGACCGATATTTGGGGCAAGCGTCGCCTCGCATATCAGATTGAAAAACATTCTGAGGGGATTTATGCGGTCATCGATATGACCACTACTCCGCAGATTGCTGAAGAGTTAACTCGGCAGCTGACGCTAAACGAATCAGTTTTGCGTACCAAGTTGCTGCGGCGCGATTAA
- a CDS encoding single-stranded DNA-binding protein produces MAGDTLITVIGNLTADPELRYTAQSVPVASFTVASTPRTYNRASGQWEDGTAMFLRCSAWREMAENIAESLTKGMRVIVRGRLQQRNWERDGQNRSSLELQVDEIGPSLRYAQAQVTRIPRAGAGGFNQGGQGGFAGGAPAGNFNQGGGFNQGAAANLGTGSMSAAQPSADDNPWTAPATSDNDGSNEPPF; encoded by the coding sequence ATGGCTGGAGATACCCTGATAACGGTTATTGGGAATCTGACTGCAGATCCCGAACTGCGCTATACCGCGCAATCGGTGCCAGTGGCCTCGTTTACCGTGGCCTCCACTCCCCGAACCTATAACCGGGCATCCGGACAGTGGGAAGATGGCACCGCCATGTTCCTGCGCTGTTCTGCTTGGCGGGAAATGGCCGAAAATATCGCCGAATCTTTAACCAAAGGAATGCGGGTGATTGTTCGCGGCCGCTTGCAGCAACGCAATTGGGAGCGAGACGGACAAAACCGTTCTTCGCTAGAGCTGCAAGTCGATGAAATCGGGCCATCCTTGCGTTATGCGCAAGCCCAAGTTACCCGGATTCCGCGTGCAGGGGCAGGCGGATTCAACCAGGGAGGACAGGGCGGATTCGCCGGAGGCGCTCCAGCTGGCAATTTCAATCAAGGTGGGGGATTTAACCAAGGCGCTGCTGCAAACCTGGGTACAGGTTCGATGAGTGCGGCGCAACCGTCCGCGGATGACAATCCTTGGACTGCTCCTGCCACCAGCGATAACGATGGTAGTAACGAACCACCGTTCTAA